A stretch of DNA from Triticum dicoccoides isolate Atlit2015 ecotype Zavitan chromosome 2A, WEW_v2.0, whole genome shotgun sequence:
tagtccaaatatctttttgcttatcgcactccttgtatcgttcggctttgataaatagcctctctataaacaatgcatagcttttgtctattttttgcattactctcttttatctatgttcattaatgacatgttgcacccgtacactgtggtacggcaagtacgccaggggcttcagtaccctttaatatggtgtgagaagtccgtacactttcacaagtgcggcaccccaaacttatagcactatatgcatcggctccgaatcatgatttgggtcaatagttgggtttgctcggctcctatgttttggtgccttacgttctgctctatcggctaaggtagcactaggagaaccactgcgattgtgccccggttgagctgggttaagcacctcagtggagaaagctaaaactgactgtcacgatGAGGCGAGAgaacggtcgctgttcgagaggtttttcgagtccctaaagacttatgccgcttcgagcaaggagccggattttgtccggccaaggcgtggatagcactccgaactcggtcttccgaactaggggcttcgccgaaatttaaaattataaagttctatggctaagtgagagtgttcaagcattatagtccgattgcctggttcattgtgctgagtgcctccctcgaaggacccaactatgggaaaaagagcgctcaggtttatcctgaacaccccggcactagtggcatgggggcagaagccgacgactggccatctctcaattttttgataaacggccgcacagaaaataatattttaaattcaacaagcattgcttaaagcgcctatgaacaagtttttagcgcacaggataaaaatgagcgagtttattcaaaaattacatccttggtacattcatccgccacaaggcgggcacctgcaagaacatccttgtaatagttctcgggcttgcgatgctccttccccagcggcggcccgtccctcacaagcttctcaccgtccagcttaccccagtgcaccttctcacgggcaagggccctatgggctccttcgatgcagatggactgcttgatgacctcgagccttggacaggcctccactagccaccgcaccagcccgaagtagctcccaggcagggcctctccgggccacagccgaactatgaagcccttcatggcctgttcggctgccttgtggagctcgaccagctgtttcaactggtcgctcaagggcacagggggtccggccttagcatactgagaccagaacaccttctccgtcgagctgccctcttcagctcggtagaaacatcggatacgctgcggggaagatctgcgaacgcccctggagagctccggattcgggtaagtaacaagtagtttacttttatacttctgctttgcataaagaatgccttacccgctgctatcttcttcatctcctccaactcttggagggccttttgggcttcggccttggcagacttgacagtctcaagggccgccgcgagctcggacgcttgggtctttgactcaagctccaaactctcatgttttttcatgagagcttgaagctcttgctgcacctcgccgacctgagctccaagtttctctcgctcggtgcgctccgcggccgttttcttttcggcctcggacagcacctgcttgagggtcgccaccttagtcgtggcccctataataagcagtgcaatcctgttattttttgcaatcacgcctctctataggcactttttctgtaaggtatttcctaccttctttttcctcgagctgccgcttggcaaggccgagctcttgctcagtccactcgagtccctgtttcagggcacccacctccgcagtcagtgcggcagtggctagcagcgaagcctgcatacgcatattgactctttttgttagactcctgcaaaatttactagatcctctattcggcttttctttccgaacgccaaacagagcatcaggggctactgtttatgtggtaatattttttacatatcttttacttacctcgaagcctgttaggaggctagcgcaagcttcactcagtccgctcttggcggactgaaccttctggatcaccatactcataatagtatggtgctcctcgtcgatggaggcgccgtcaagcacctcgagcagattgtccggcacctccggttggacggaggccgcaggttcagaaggcttgctcctcttggaaggagttcgcctaccacggtccggaactgttgaagattccggcgcggtgtccggcacaaagccggacttggagccctggggggtcttgtcccctttactcctggagtccgggaggtcgccttgcggctcctccaggaccacctcctcctgccccggagcttgttgcgacgccacttcagcgtcatccgcagtgcggggggacatagcgggcggaactgagttcatgtccgatgaatccagggagccgctcgatgactcgttgagttcgggccagggcgggctgcatgattatattcgatgttagggaaagctgtgcaacaaaaggaatatcatgagttactctggtatccgaacacttacaatttcgccggacgcctggtcctgtccggccactcctcttcgtcctcgttggcgtcgggggcgtagttcggcggaggggttttcctcttcttggacccttcgccccccctactggggcggccttcctcttcttgcctccccccgctggagggggagaggtttcttcttcctcctcctcgtctccacgGGAGGGGTgcatctcggactcgtcggacgacgagtccgacaccaccatatgccgggaactctttcgagtccccgtggccttcttcttcttggccttgttctccggcaccacataaggtgccggaaccagcagcttcgctagtagagcgggggctgggtcttcgggcaagggagccggacagttaatcgatccagactttgcccgccaagcctgtcaaaggtaagggagtttagatcccgcatagagtcaaactatgaaaaaacttaacatcctgtaaaaggtgaaaatggcttacctcgctagcgtgacgctgcgagctgtatctgcggtcctcggaagcggatgtgggagcctcggcgcctttggttagcaccctccagatgtcttcatacgtcgtgtcgaagagcctgttaagggttcggtgctgcgccgggtcgaactcccacagattaaagtcccgttgttgacacgggaggatccggcggacgagcataacctggactgcatcgacgagcttgatcggcttgctcaccagggactggatgcatgtctgcagtccggtcagctctttttcgtcaccccatgacaggcccgtccttttcaggacataagccgcgtggggggtccgaatcgaaacttgggggctgcgatccatttcggatcgcgcggctcggtgatgtaaaaccaccacgattgccaccccttcagggtctccatgagggagccctcgagccataggacgttggccatcttgcccgccatggcacctccgcattccgcctggcggtcgcgcaccaccttgggcttgacgttgaaggtcttgatccagaggccgaaatgggggcggatgcggaggaaggcctcgcacacgacgataaacaccgagatgttgaggacgaagttcggggccagatcgtggaaatccaggccatagtaaaacatgagcccccagacaaatgggtggagtggaaaacccagtccgcggaggaagtggggaaggaatactaccctctcatggggccttggggtggggagaagctgcccctcctcgagaagccggtgcgcgatgtctttggacaagtatccgaccttccttagctttttgacatggccctccgtgacggaggagaccatccacttgcctctcgctccggacattgctggagaaggttgaggtgggaagtgcgggcttgggcgctggagttcgagtgcgcaggagatggataggcaaaggaggaagaaggcgtaggtaaaaaggtgaatccttatccccttatatgggcagatgcggttgtgcgtccccaccagcctagtaaaactcgcttgcctcccaagcgtcgtgataaatggcgcggttagggttacccacgtccgtattgatgagaatcccgtaaggggggtacacgatctctgctttgacaagatgtgccaaggaaaccgcctcgtaaaacatgctgaggtggaaaagtaaaaacaattcaagtaaaggacttggccgtagtgtgatgacgcactgcggaatacgtcggcagattagatttgtgttaatgttattctctctatggcaatatgtggaaacttattttgcagggccggacactactcttggtgtttacaatcttctatgaaggacttggaggaggaacccgccttgcaatgccgaagacaatttgcgcgcaggactcatcgtcattgaagcctggttcaggggctactgagggagtcctagattagggggtgttcgggtagccggactataccttcagccggactcctggactatgaagatacaagattgaagacttcgtcccgtttccggatgggactttccttggcgtggaaggcaagcttggcgatgcggatattcaagatctcctaccattgtaaccgactttatgtaaccctaaccctatccggtgtctatataaaccggagggttgtagtccgtaggcaatcaactccatacacaactatcataccataggctagcttctagggtttagcctccttgatctcgtggtagatctactcttgtactacccatatcatcaatattaatcaagcaggagtagggtattacctccatcgagagggcccgaacctgggtaaaacaaagtgttccctgcctcctgttaccatccagcctagacgcacagttcgggaccccctacccgagatccgccggttttgacaccgacatcggtcaaaccgcataacaacatacattgttccctttgtcatcggtatgttacttgcccgagattcaatcgtcggtatctcaatacctagttcaatctcgttaccagcaagtctctttactcgttctgtaatacatcatcccgcaactaactcattagttacaatgcttgcaaggcttaagtgatgtgtattaccgagtgggcccagagatacctctccgacaatcggagtgacaaatcctaatctcgaaatacgccaacccaataagtaccttcggaaacacatgtagagcacctttataatcacccagttatgttgttacgtttggtagcacacaaagtgttcctccggtaaacgggagttgcataatctcatagtcataggaacatgtataagtcatgaagaaagcaatagcaacatactaaacgatcaagtgctaagctaacggaatgggtcaagtcaatcacatcattcttctaatgatgtgatcccgttaatcaaatgacaactcatgtctatggttaggaaacttagccatctttgattaacgagctagtcaagtagaggcatactagtgacactatgtgtgtctatgtattcacacatgcattacatttccggttaatacaattctagcatgaatagtaaacatttatcatgaaaaaaggaaataaataataactttattattgcctctagggcatatttccttcagttcggaCATCGTAAGGGTtccgggaggtttcagacatataccggagtaccgggggttaccagaccccccggaagctattgggccttatgggccttagtggagaagagagagggcagcgAGGAGGTGGCACGcgaccccccttgccccaatccgaattggacaaggggaaggggcggcggccccctctacttccttctctccacctccacctcctcctcccccttctccttcttggaataggaaagggagggggcaaacctacttggagtaggattgcccccccttgggcgcgcctctcacCTGGTCGGCCCtatcctcctccccctttatatacgggggtaggggcaccccaaagacacaacaatcgatctattgatctcttagccgtgtgcggtgccccctccaccataatccacctcggttatatcgtagcggtgcttaggcgaagccctgcgacggtagtttcatcaacatcgtcaccacgccgtcatgctgataaaactcttccccgagctctactagatcgtgagttcgcgggacgtcaccgagctgaacgtgtgctgaacgcggaggtgtcgtacgttcggtgctgaggatcggtcgatcgtgaagacgtacgactacatcaaccgcgttgttataacgcttccgcttaacggtctacgagggtacgtggacgacactctcccctctcgttgctatgcatcatcatgatcttgcgtgtgcgtaggaaaattttaaaattactacgttccccaacactgccgccacatgagaagcaacaacggctgtttgggctgccttggctgcACGGTCGCAGATTGCGTCCGCGCTCACGCAACCTGTTAGCACGTGCATGGCAACTGCGGCCATGCTGTCGCCGGAGTGGGCCgccaaagttgccctcacgacgcgggtccacgtccccatctttcaccggcgacgattgaacagtaaaatgatatttggggagcgagctggtGTGCTTGACACGcgggttgtggactgtagccgacacaccttctcgtgtaagccatatgcgcactatactccgacggtgctctaagatattttgtactgcatctcacacgattGGTGATAAACTTctgtgtgatctacttgatttttcatcttgatttgaattacataatggggtcacagctacaaAGGAGGGTGTttaaattgctagaacttttatctgcagtgaacatgcaaccatatgtgtgtcatcaaaaaaattgaaattattCAGGATTCGTTTggactttttatacattaacttggtttctaggcattttaggtgcgtaattcaaaattaaactacatgcacatactcCAGTGCATCAAAATGGATTGTAAAATCACGATGATGAGGGGAGGTAGGGGCACATGGAGAGACCTGTCGGCGCCCGATCTAGGGTTCTGCCTGGGTCGTCCCGAAGGCGACACGGGACGGGAGAAAGTAATGTGTTATGATACCATTTCGCAGTTCATATAAATTGAACATAAATTTGTGTATCAAGGTTGAGTAATTTTGTGTCCTCGACGGCTAACGAGCTCCAATGTTCACCTCCCTCCAATCATGAACGCTACTGAATTGGAAATTTGAAGTATTTTTGTGAAATTCGGCAAAATAAAGGGGCTTTATAAACCGGAGTCCGGTCGACACAAGGATACACCAAGGAGCCATGGTGGTCCCCCACATGACCTTGACCCCACTGGTCAGCGTCTCGTCACGCCCCTTATCGTTCGACCTCCTTTTCTTCCTCCCGGCGTCAACCTCACTCCAAGCGCCCCAATTTACCAAACCAGTACTCCTCGCCGCTCCGATCCGCCAAATTCTCCAGTCgctcaaaccctagaagctatcccctGACGGCGAACCACAGAGCTCCAATCGAAgaagcggccgatcaggccatctaCTGCTATTtctagcgccggatttgggttcggcGCGATGTCTTGGGCCGGGCCCGACGAGATCCTCCTCTCCACCTCCCTGGCCGGCTTCTTAGATAGTGAGATTTCTCTCCCAGATGCTTGTTTTGTCCCCATTAGTTTCCCCGGTACTGGCAGTGGTTCGTGTCAGGAGCAAGAGTCGATTTTTACGGGGATCTTGGATCCGATTGCATAGGTTCCGGCTTGCCTAGCCCTCGATGCTTAGCCAGTGTCGGTTGCGCTGATTTGCTTTTGACAGTTTTTCTTGCCAAGAGTTGTTGAATTTGTGCCAAGGTGAGCCCTTTTGATGGGCTATGCAGGCTAAGGACGAACTTGGCGCAGCATGTTTCTATGTGTATTAGCCCCAAATTGGTGTAGATGTGTCAAAAATTCATATGGCCCATTCAAAGTTGGAAGCTTTTTGGTAGAGGGTTACTCTGACTAGAGTTCAGACTTCAGAATCAAGAGCCTGTGGCGGAATGCTTCGTATTATTGCTCGAAATATTACATTGAACTGCTTATGGCTATCAATATAGGGCTCTGATAGTCTCTCATAAAGATATGTAATTAATTGAACATGCTGTTGGATTATGTTAACACTTGGCAACGTCCCATAGCTTTCACTATAATTCTGGTGGCTAAGCATAAAGATAAGTTATTAATTGGACCCAACTAGTGTAGATTTGGGTTGTTGATGGGGGCCATGGAGCACTTCTATGCAAATTATTGTATGATTTGAATGCGGTAGATTTAGTTGGTTGGGTGGAGCAGATCAGAAAATGTTATATTTCAGTAATTTGTGATGATGTTCCAAACATAAAATGGCATATTTTCCTTTAGGTGTCTGGAGATTCAAATGTGACATACTGAATTTTATATTAGGTTGGAAGTATTAGTACTAAAACTGTATTTcctaagaagaaagaaaaagaacaATGTGGTTTAAACAGAGTCTCATGAATCAATACAAATTAACCCCTTTGGTTACTGATTATGTATGGAAACCTTAGTGCATTCTTTAATTTCTAGTTTCTACTCGCTGTGCTTGACTTGCTATAAAAGCTGGAATTTCACTTGCTAACTGTGCTGTAATAGATTACAGATTATGTACTTTTACTAACTTAAATATAGAGTATATGCTGTTGGTCTGTTAGTTAGTTGTAGTTATATTGAGCCCTGTGTTTGATGTTCATTGTTCAAAGGGTTTCATCTTTGGTATCCCCAGTAGCATGGCTGAATTGGTTTACCTGAGCTTCTCTGGATTACTTGGCGGCTTTGATGTATTTACATACGTGTTAGATTCTAATCGTATTGACATGTGCTTGGCAGTAGAATCTCTGATGGGTTCTCTAAGGCGATGTGCTCATGACACTTCATACTTATGCATTATTCAATATAAAGTATTTTTTTCATGAACATCATGATTGCTTTATTATTTGGTCGGTACATTGCGATGAATAATGGAACTTATACAGTGCAAGCTACAGGGCTCCAACCGCTTTATCAATTTTTTATATTTGAAGTAAATCATCCctgaactccgcctatgttgtctcaacatagccggtcccaagcctgggtaaaggaggagggttgtgataggcttggcgagccaacgtaaaaactcagccactcttatggagatggaaCCCAAAAgaccgggccgtcaccccccaggtggcgcgccgtatcttgatccggatacggtggcaagtgagcgaggattgggtcgtcgcatccttagtggcgcgctacatcggcgcccggatgtagtggaaaatgagcaagggtcttcgcatttgactcgacgagtgcgaagggtaaggaagctagccgagcctaggaggattcgcttaggtagctggaatgtagggtctctgacagggaagcttcgcgagctagttgatgcagcggtgaagagaggtgttgatatcctttgcgtccaagaaaccaaatggagaggacagaaggcgaaggaggtggaggataccggcttcaagctatggtacacggggacggctgcaaacagaaatggcgtaggcatcttgatcaacaagagcctcaagtatggagtggtagacgtcaagagacgtggggaccggattatcctggtcaagctggtagttgaggacttggttctcaatgttatcagcgcgtatgccccgcaagtaggccacaatgagaacaccaagagggagttctgggaaggcctggaagacatggttaggagtgtaccgattggtgagaagctcttcataggaggagacctcaatggccacgtgggtacatctaacacaggttttgaaggggcgcatgggggctttggctatggcatcaggaatcaagaaggagaagatgtcttaagctttgctctagcctacaacatgattgtagccaacaccctctttagaaagagagaatcacatctggtgacttttagtagtggccaacactctagccagattgatttcatcctctcgagaagggaacacaggcgtgcgtgcctagactgtaaggtgatacctggagagagtgttgtaccccagcataagctggtggttgctgacttccgctttcggattcgtgtccagcgggataagcgggctaaagtcgctagaacgaagtggtggaagctcaagggggaggtagctcaggcgttcaaggagagggtcattaaggagggcccttgggaggaaggaggggatgcggacaatgtgtggatgaagatggcgacttgcattcgtaaggtggcctcagaggagtttggagtgtccaggggaaggagaagcgaagataaggatacctggtggtggaatgatgatgtccagaaggcgattaaagagaagaaagattgctttagacgcctatacctggataggagtgcacacAACATAgaaaagtacaagatggcgaagaaggccgcaaagcgagctgttggtgaagcaaggggtcgggcgtatgaggacctctaccaacggttaggcacgaaggaaggcgaaagggacatctataagatggccaagatccgagagaggaagacgagggatattggccaagtcaaatgcatcaaggacggagcaggccaactcttggtgaaggacgaggagattaagcatagatggtgggagtacttcgacaagctgttcaatggggagaatgaaagctctaccattgaactggacgactcttttgatgagaccagcatgcgttttgtgcgttgaatccaggagtttgaggtcaaggaggctttaaaaaggatgaagggaggcaaggcgatgggcccgaattgtatccccattgaggtgtggaaaggtctcggggacatagcgatagtatggctaaccaggcTTTTCaatctcatttttcgggcaaacaagatgccagaagaatggagacggagtatattagtaccaatcttcaagaacaagggggatgttcagagttgtactaattaccgtggaattaagctgatgagccatacaatgaagctatgggagagagtcattgagcaccgcttaagaagaatgacaagcgtgaccaaaaaccagtttggtttcatgcctgggaggtcgaccatggaagccattttcttggtacgacagcttatggagagatatagggagcaaaagaaggacttgcatatggtgttcattgacttggagaaggcctatgataagataccgcggaatgtcatgtggtgggccttggagaaacacaaagtcccagcaaagtacattaccctcatcaaggacatgtacgatgatgttgtgacaagtgttcgaacaagtgatgtcgacactgatgacttcccgattaagataggactgcatcaggggtcagctttgagcccttatctttttgcattggtgatggatgaggtcacaagggatatacaaggagatatcccatggtgtatgctctttgcggatgatgtggtgctagttgacgatagtcgggcgggggtaaataggaagttagagttatggagacaaaccttggaatcgaaagggtttaggcttagtaggactaaaaccgagtacatgatgtgcggtttcagtactactaggtgtgaggaggaggaggttagccttgatggtcaggtggtacctcggaaggacacctttcggtatttggggtcaatgctgcaggaggatgggggtattgatgaagatgtgaaccatcggatcaaagccggatggatgaagtggcgccaagcttctggcattctctgtgacaagagagtgccacaaaagctaaaaggcaagttctacagcacggcggttcgacccgcaatgttgtatggcgctgagtgttggccgactaaaaggcgacatgttcaacagttaggtgtggcggagatgcgtatgttgagatggatgtgtggccacacgaggaaggatcgagtccggaatgatgatatacgagatagagttggggtagcaccaattgaagagaagcttgtccaacatcgtctgagatggtttgggcatatccagcgcaggcctccagaagctccagtgcatagcggatggctaaagcgtgcggagaatgtcaagagagggcggggtagaccgaatttgacatgggaggagtccgttaagagagacctgaaggattggggtatcaccgaagagctagctatggacaggggtgcatggaagcttgctatccatgtgccagagccatgagctggttgcgagatcttatgggtttcacctctagcctaccccaacttgcttgggactaaaggctttgttgttgttgttgttgttgttgaagtaaATCATCCCTGGAGCTAAACTGTATCTGTGAAGTTTTTGAAGTGTCTATGAATACCCAGTTTTTGGGTTTTGCATCATTGTTGAGCTAGAAATATTTCTGTTGACCAAATAATTGAAAATGCGGAGACAtacaaaatagtagaatacaaacagaAACACCTACACCTATTTGTTCTGCAGCCTGTACCTCCCTTGCATAACTAGCTTTGCATCAGACACACCCTGTTTGTTTGGCAATGCTATTATGATATTAACAGTTTATGCGTCTTCTTCTTGATTACAGAAAAACTTATTGTCCTACTACGAGATGGACGAAAGCTGCTTGGCACTCTCTGCTCATTCGATCAGTTTGGTATGCCACTTCCTACATCCTCTTTTCTTTGCATATTTTTCTGCCATCAAATCTTTAATGTTGTATTTTGCAGCAAATGTTGTTCTTCAGGGTGCTTGTGAACGAGTAATTGTGGGCGAATTATATTGTGATGTTCCTCTTGGTTTATATGTGATCCGCGGAGAGAATGTTGTATTAATTGGAGAACTGGTAATTATCTCTTGTGCACTATGAAATGACCATGGCCAAATCCATTCTCCCATATTAATGCTATAG
This window harbors:
- the LOC119355268 gene encoding sm-like protein LSM1B, which translates into the protein MSWAGPDEILLSTSLAGFLDKKLIVLLRDGRKLLGTLCSFDQFANVVLQGACERVIVGELYCDVPLGLYVIRGENVVLIGELDREKDELPSHMTCVSEAEIRTAEKAEKEARDLKGTMRKRMEFLDFD